The proteins below come from a single Paraburkholderia flagellata genomic window:
- a CDS encoding HAD domain-containing protein — protein MPSTSTSTSTSTSTSTSTSTSTSNSTLVPHAADLCALGGLVREFRLRCELSLLDAADNLYVDAADLSRIEDGLSVGTDILFLVLAGFGLEMLVMKRDDASDALEAVGHSVDWYKMMEQRSRREQPLPVPLVMDNMKPTLFVDFDGTLHAGNAYIGEDDEITLDSGRPLLEFAPLLAELLAPYPDVEIVLTTSWVRRLPEERVIGYLPPELRPRVVGTTSSIKPRRSYVLDGTERTHVIVSYAYGKRLKHWLAIDDAVLGAERFGQEPGELVDHFLLLDPTRGISDENSQQRIRLWLADVHHEHIARMEPRRGD, from the coding sequence ATGCCTTCAACTTCAACTTCAACTTCAACTTCAACTTCAACTTCAACTTCAACTTCAACTTCAACGTCGAACTCGACGCTCGTCCCGCACGCCGCAGATCTTTGCGCGCTCGGCGGGCTGGTTCGCGAATTCAGGCTGCGATGCGAGCTTAGCCTTCTCGACGCCGCTGACAATCTTTATGTTGATGCCGCTGACTTGAGTCGCATCGAGGATGGACTGTCCGTCGGTACCGACATTCTGTTTCTGGTGCTCGCTGGGTTCGGACTGGAGATGCTCGTTATGAAACGGGATGACGCTAGCGACGCTCTCGAGGCAGTTGGCCATAGTGTCGACTGGTACAAGATGATGGAGCAGCGTTCGCGGCGGGAGCAGCCACTACCGGTGCCTCTGGTCATGGACAACATGAAGCCAACACTATTCGTAGATTTCGATGGAACACTCCATGCGGGCAACGCCTACATCGGCGAGGACGATGAGATAACACTCGACTCGGGACGCCCGCTTCTCGAATTTGCGCCCCTACTCGCCGAACTGCTGGCGCCATATCCCGACGTTGAGATTGTGCTCACAACGTCGTGGGTCCGTCGCTTGCCAGAGGAGCGTGTCATTGGCTACCTGCCGCCAGAACTGCGGCCGCGCGTCGTCGGTACGACCAGCAGCATTAAGCCACGTCGCAGCTATGTGCTCGACGGCACTGAACGCACCCATGTCATCGTCAGTTATGCCTATGGCAAACGGCTAAAGCACTGGCTCGCAATCGACGACGCAGTGTTAGGCGCGGAGAGGTTCGGACAGGAACCTGGAGAGCTGGTCGACCACTTCCTGCTTCTCGACCCGACGCGCGGTATCAGCGATGAGAATTCGCAGCAGCGCATTCGCCTGTGGCTGGCCGACGTGCATCACGAGCACATCGCTCGAATGGAACCTCGCCGTGGCGATTGA
- a CDS encoding MFS transporter has product MERNKLSSKTKTLEPGGSPSTEKNGLVATWALAVAQLVSWGSVYYAFSLFVVPMEHAMGWSRTHTNAALSFGLLVSGLAAYPLGTWIDHGHGRRIMVLGSILSSAMLLLWSQAQTFGTLFIVWGGLGVSMAATLYDPVFAIVTRDYPRSFRTKITLITLVAGFASTVFIPLTQGFVDWFGWRGALVALAALNLVISLPIHVFAIDSHAASASSDSLRAKIREANKASTRRALRTPTFWALAGCFTAYYATFAALTFHLVPLMVERRVSSAVILTTMAIIGPAQVIARAVWFAAGRNVKPAVVGIVVTTVFPISVVVLLLAGTSPYALAAFALLYGGANGMMTILRGTIVQDLMWTEGYGGISGLLSMPSNIAKGIAPISAAAIWSIEQRYAPVEWVVLLVSLISAAAFVLAIWFAREVHLSKHGPSPRVLARD; this is encoded by the coding sequence ATGGAGCGCAACAAATTGAGTTCGAAGACGAAGACGTTGGAGCCCGGTGGCTCGCCGTCGACAGAGAAAAACGGATTGGTCGCGACATGGGCGCTCGCCGTTGCGCAACTCGTATCGTGGGGTTCTGTCTACTACGCCTTCTCGCTCTTTGTCGTGCCGATGGAGCACGCGATGGGCTGGAGTCGGACACATACGAACGCCGCGCTATCGTTCGGTCTGCTGGTGTCTGGCCTTGCGGCTTATCCACTTGGCACGTGGATTGACCATGGTCACGGTCGGCGAATCATGGTCCTGGGCTCGATACTGTCGAGCGCCATGCTGCTGCTCTGGTCGCAGGCCCAGACGTTCGGAACGCTCTTCATTGTCTGGGGTGGTCTCGGGGTCTCGATGGCAGCGACACTTTACGACCCGGTGTTTGCCATCGTTACGCGTGACTATCCCCGAAGCTTCCGCACGAAAATCACACTCATTACCCTGGTGGCTGGCTTCGCAAGCACCGTATTCATTCCGCTAACGCAGGGCTTCGTCGACTGGTTTGGTTGGAGGGGCGCGCTCGTCGCACTTGCAGCACTCAATCTGGTCATCTCGTTGCCCATTCACGTTTTCGCAATCGACTCACATGCTGCAAGCGCGTCCTCAGATAGCCTGAGAGCGAAGATACGAGAAGCGAACAAGGCGTCAACCCGGCGCGCGTTGCGCACCCCAACGTTCTGGGCGCTCGCAGGGTGCTTCACGGCGTACTACGCGACGTTCGCAGCGCTGACGTTTCATCTTGTCCCGCTGATGGTCGAGCGAAGGGTCTCGAGCGCAGTAATTCTGACCACGATGGCTATCATTGGACCTGCGCAGGTCATCGCACGCGCAGTTTGGTTTGCCGCTGGGCGCAACGTGAAGCCGGCAGTCGTTGGCATCGTAGTGACGACAGTTTTCCCCATATCCGTGGTGGTCCTTCTGCTGGCTGGGACATCTCCCTACGCGCTTGCCGCGTTCGCACTTCTCTACGGCGGTGCGAACGGCATGATGACAATTCTGCGCGGAACCATCGTGCAGGACCTGATGTGGACGGAGGGGTACGGTGGAATCAGTGGCCTGCTCTCTATGCCGTCAAACATCGCGAAAGGCATTGCACCAATATCCGCAGCAGCGATATGGAGCATCGAACAAAGGTACGCACCGGTTGAATGGGTTGTGCTATTGGTCTCGTTGATTTCGGCTGCAGCGTTTGTGCTCGCAATCTGGTTTGCGCGGGAGGTCCACTTGAGCAAGCACGGACCTTCTCCACGCGTGCTTGCTCGAGACTAA
- a CDS encoding ArsR/SmtB family transcription factor has product MDTKLAVTALAALAQESRLAAFRLLVTAGPPGMSAGAIAEALDMPAPSLSFHLKELSHAGLIEGRSQGRHVIYSANYDNMQALIDFLLENCCAAQECACPSNETEA; this is encoded by the coding sequence ATCGACACGAAACTGGCTGTAACGGCGCTTGCGGCGCTCGCACAGGAATCCCGTCTTGCCGCTTTTCGCCTGCTCGTTACGGCAGGGCCACCCGGCATGAGTGCAGGTGCCATAGCCGAGGCACTCGACATGCCCGCGCCGAGCCTGTCCTTCCATCTGAAAGAGTTAAGTCACGCTGGCCTGATTGAGGGGCGCTCACAGGGAAGGCACGTCATCTACAGCGCCAACTACGACAACATGCAGGCACTCATCGACTTTTTGCTCGAAAACTGTTGCGCAGCGCAGGAATGCGCCTGCCCTTCCAACGAAACGGAGGCGTAA
- the arsN2 gene encoding arsenic resistance N-acetyltransferase ArsN2 has translation MEIRSARTDEIDAIRELLAQCGLPVEDVSGSAPIQFLVAAVDSDSTIVGCVGLEAYGAVGLLRSLAVAADARQGMNGFALVAEAESVARRGGIEELHLLTTTASGFFLRNGYEVVGREVVPLAIKQTTQFSALCPATAVCMKKRIGNINALRP, from the coding sequence ATGGAAATTCGGAGCGCTCGTACAGACGAAATTGATGCGATACGCGAATTGCTTGCTCAGTGTGGCCTTCCAGTGGAGGACGTATCGGGTTCGGCGCCAATACAGTTTCTGGTGGCGGCGGTGGATAGCGACAGTACGATTGTCGGGTGTGTGGGGTTGGAGGCCTATGGCGCTGTTGGTCTGCTGCGCTCCCTGGCGGTCGCCGCGGATGCCCGCCAGGGGATGAATGGATTTGCGCTCGTTGCGGAAGCGGAAAGTGTGGCCAGACGAGGGGGCATCGAAGAACTGCATTTGCTCACGACTACGGCGAGCGGGTTCTTTCTGCGAAACGGATACGAGGTTGTCGGTCGCGAAGTTGTACCGCTTGCCATCAAGCAAACGACGCAATTCTCGGCGCTATGTCCCGCTACCGCGGTCTGCATGAAGAAGCGCATCGGGAACATAAACGCGCTGCGGCCTTGA
- a CDS encoding MbcA/ParS/Xre antitoxin family protein, protein MLEYREKAILEVAACTCDRCGLRMSPEDGEWHERVSLSWRSGFHSVFGDCSELSLDMCQHCVKATLGEWIRVSRRDPDDGLTDQRSQVLAGAPSSPTSVVDAAYLDSLPEFIKAVNELVEKNGLPLEGSQNLEKPRSIAERAGCVKPPVSGVCVDDMKAWHESPSVAWRLPRLATQVWDDAADADTWMHRPHPELGGKTPYEAATTDSAGAERVEAILGRIVHGIPT, encoded by the coding sequence ATGCTCGAATACCGTGAGAAGGCCATCCTGGAAGTAGCTGCCTGCACCTGCGACCGGTGTGGGCTCCGGATGAGCCCGGAGGACGGCGAATGGCACGAACGGGTGTCGCTCAGTTGGCGCAGCGGGTTCCATTCGGTGTTTGGTGACTGTTCCGAGCTAAGCCTCGACATGTGTCAGCACTGCGTCAAGGCCACCCTCGGCGAGTGGATCCGGGTCTCCCGCCGCGACCCGGACGACGGCCTTACCGATCAGCGCAGCCAGGTGTTAGCCGGAGCCCCGTCATCGCCAACGTCCGTGGTCGATGCCGCCTACCTCGATTCGCTTCCTGAGTTCATCAAGGCCGTCAACGAGTTAGTTGAAAAAAACGGGTTGCCGCTCGAGGGAAGCCAAAACCTGGAGAAACCCAGGTCAATCGCGGAGCGGGCAGGCTGCGTAAAGCCACCCGTCAGTGGTGTGTGCGTAGACGACATGAAAGCCTGGCATGAAAGCCCGAGCGTAGCTTGGCGGCTCCCGCGCCTTGCAACGCAGGTCTGGGATGACGCGGCCGACGCTGACACCTGGATGCACCGCCCGCATCCTGAACTCGGCGGCAAGACGCCATATGAAGCTGCGACGACTGACTCCGCCGGCGCCGAGCGGGTGGAAGCCATCCTGGGGCGGATCGTGCATGGGATCCCGACATGA
- a CDS encoding HAD domain-containing protein, with protein sequence MALRARVVGATFHGEMDAHLFAAMPRGMQIRADVQRRRRHGWLSLDDDGEGWPAMAREHLVLTDPVLGISEPSVNIAIQAKLAALGIPSGAGDRSA encoded by the coding sequence GTGGCCCTGCGGGCGCGGGTGGTTGGCGCCACATTCCATGGCGAGATGGACGCGCACCTGTTTGCAGCCATGCCACGAGGCATGCAAATCAGGGCGGACGTCCAGCGCCGTCGGCGCCACGGGTGGCTATCGCTGGACGACGACGGTGAGGGGTGGCCGGCCATGGCGCGTGAGCACCTCGTACTTACGGACCCCGTACTAGGCATCAGTGAACCAAGCGTGAATATCGCAATTCAGGCGAAACTTGCTGCACTGGGAATTCCCAGCGGCGCCGGCGACAGGTCGGCCTGA
- the phoU gene encoding phosphate signaling complex protein PhoU, with protein sequence MTTKHLSTQFDADLDAVSDQLMEMGGLVEQQIVRAMRAFAELDSTAAEQVIEDEHLVNTMEIEIDQEIGNVIARRQPAAGDLRLLMATSKTVTNLERVGDEARKIAKRAVRIVDEDVTRCIDVADIRVAGELAIGILRRALDAFSRLDATSAAQIVRDDEAIDELFRAFARKLIGYMGEDPRCVRVGLDCLSIAKAIERIGDHAKNIAEFVIYVVSGTDVRHVPRDTLYREAEGADEQEE encoded by the coding sequence ATGACGACAAAGCACCTTTCCACACAGTTCGACGCCGACCTGGATGCTGTTTCAGACCAGCTCATGGAGATGGGTGGTCTCGTCGAACAACAGATTGTGCGCGCGATGCGCGCGTTTGCTGAACTCGATAGCACTGCAGCAGAGCAGGTCATCGAGGACGAGCATCTGGTCAACACGATGGAGATTGAGATTGACCAGGAGATTGGCAACGTCATCGCACGTCGTCAGCCCGCAGCCGGAGACCTCCGGCTACTGATGGCGACGTCCAAAACAGTCACCAACCTCGAACGCGTTGGAGACGAAGCCCGAAAAATTGCAAAGCGAGCAGTGCGCATCGTCGACGAAGATGTCACGAGGTGTATCGACGTTGCCGATATCAGGGTGGCCGGAGAACTGGCAATCGGCATTCTGCGCAGGGCACTTGATGCGTTCTCCCGCCTTGACGCGACATCGGCCGCACAGATTGTCCGCGACGATGAAGCCATTGACGAACTGTTCAGGGCGTTTGCGCGGAAGCTCATCGGCTACATGGGTGAAGACCCCCGGTGCGTCAGGGTGGGGCTTGATTGCCTCTCTATTGCGAAGGCCATCGAACGTATTGGCGACCATGCGAAGAATATCGCGGAGTTCGTCATCTACGTTGTGAGTGGTACGGACGTGCGACACGTGCCGAGAGACACGCTTTACCGCGAAGCCGAAGGCGCTGACGAACAGGAAGAGTAA
- the pstA gene encoding phosphate ABC transporter permease PstA, with amino-acid sequence MAKLRRRRLANNIVFLLSVLSTAFGLFWLFWILGTTVVNGFEALGPSLFTRMTPPAGENGGLLNALYGSFLMIGIAALIGVPLGLMAGIFLAEYARSTRLGSVIRFVTDILMSAPSIVIGLFTYELIVRQLGHFSGWAGAVALAIIMLPVVIRTTDEMLQLIPDSVREAALSLGLPRWKVSSRILVRAASAGIVTGALLAVARISGETAPLLFTALNNQYWSTTPNGPLASIPVVIFQFAMSPYQAWHALAWAGAFLLTLFVLALAIVSRTVFNRAHASS; translated from the coding sequence ATGGCGAAGCTCCGCCGCCGACGGCTAGCCAACAACATCGTGTTCCTGCTCTCGGTTCTGTCGACCGCGTTTGGCCTCTTCTGGCTGTTCTGGATTCTCGGGACGACAGTCGTCAACGGGTTTGAAGCGCTGGGGCCCAGCCTGTTCACACGAATGACGCCACCAGCGGGAGAGAACGGAGGCCTCCTCAACGCGCTGTATGGAAGCTTCCTCATGATTGGCATCGCTGCGCTCATCGGTGTGCCACTGGGGCTGATGGCCGGCATCTTTCTCGCTGAATACGCGCGCAGTACACGTCTGGGTAGCGTCATTCGATTCGTCACGGACATCCTGATGAGCGCGCCCTCGATTGTCATCGGCCTGTTCACCTACGAACTCATCGTCCGTCAGCTTGGGCATTTTTCCGGCTGGGCAGGTGCCGTCGCATTGGCCATCATCATGTTGCCCGTGGTTATCCGGACGACGGACGAGATGCTCCAGCTCATTCCCGACAGCGTGCGTGAAGCAGCGCTCTCCCTCGGACTTCCACGTTGGAAAGTCAGCTCACGCATCCTCGTGCGGGCTGCGAGCGCGGGCATTGTCACTGGCGCGTTGCTGGCTGTCGCGCGCATCAGCGGCGAGACGGCACCACTTCTATTCACGGCACTGAACAACCAATACTGGTCGACTACTCCGAACGGACCTCTGGCCAGCATTCCCGTCGTTATCTTCCAGTTCGCGATGAGCCCTTACCAGGCATGGCACGCACTTGCCTGGGCCGGTGCGTTCCTCCTGACGCTGTTCGTTCTCGCACTGGCCATCGTTTCCCGTACCGTTTTCAACCGCGCCCATGCCTCAAGTTGA
- a CDS encoding helix-turn-helix domain-containing protein has product MSPGHFVRSAVRALQEEAGLARKQFATRLETTQTFISKCERGERRLDVVELCSWCEALGIPAGEFVAELEKKL; this is encoded by the coding sequence ATATCGCCGGGCCACTTTGTTCGCTCAGCGGTTCGAGCACTTCAAGAAGAGGCTGGCCTTGCACGGAAGCAATTCGCAACTCGCCTTGAGACAACACAGACCTTCATCAGCAAATGCGAGCGCGGGGAACGCCGGTTGGACGTTGTCGAACTCTGTAGCTGGTGTGAGGCTCTGGGCATTCCCGCTGGGGAGTTCGTGGCCGAACTTGAGAAGAAGCTGTAA
- a CDS encoding ArsI/CadI family heavy metal resistance metalloenzyme — translation MKRFHVHVVVPKLDESVRFYTGLFGAEPTVLKDDYAKWMLEDPRVNFAISARSGATGVNHLGFQVDSDEELSSLREQAFAASLDVVDQRGAQCCYASSNKYWAKDPAGVPWETWHTLGNIPLYGADSQTASEQGGACCMPTTSIPATIPRKSSCC, via the coding sequence ATGAAGCGATTCCATGTACATGTTGTGGTGCCGAAGCTCGACGAAAGTGTGCGCTTCTACACTGGTCTCTTCGGAGCTGAGCCGACTGTGCTCAAGGACGACTACGCCAAGTGGATGCTGGAGGACCCGCGCGTCAATTTCGCAATTTCGGCCAGAAGCGGTGCAACCGGTGTGAACCACCTCGGCTTCCAGGTCGACAGTGACGAAGAACTTTCGTCGCTACGCGAGCAGGCGTTTGCGGCGAGCCTGGACGTCGTTGACCAGCGCGGTGCGCAGTGCTGCTACGCATCGTCGAACAAATATTGGGCAAAGGACCCGGCGGGCGTGCCATGGGAAACCTGGCACACGCTGGGGAACATTCCCCTCTATGGTGCGGATAGCCAGACGGCATCGGAGCAAGGCGGAGCCTGCTGCATGCCGACGACCTCCATCCCTGCAACGATTCCGCGAAAATCCAGTTGCTGTTAA
- the pstB gene encoding phosphate ABC transporter ATP-binding protein PstB, whose product MPQVEMPSARASNVRISVRDLNFHYGRRQALFDVSVDFPDREVTAIIGSSGCGKSTLLRVLNRMYSIYPDQVATGTVELEGRNILADDFKLNELRLKVGMVFQKPTPFSMPVYDNVALAITHHERLRRSELDERVEFALRQAALWDEVRDKLDQSALALSGGQQQRLCIARALAIGPEVLLLDEPTSSLDPISAGRIEELLIELRKHYTVVIVTHNMHQAARLSEHTAFMHMGRVVEFGTTERIFAKPSQKATEDYVTGRFG is encoded by the coding sequence ATGCCTCAAGTTGAGATGCCATCCGCCAGGGCGAGCAACGTGCGTATCAGCGTGCGCGACCTGAATTTCCACTATGGGCGTCGCCAGGCACTGTTCGACGTCAGCGTGGACTTTCCCGACCGTGAGGTGACTGCCATCATCGGCTCGTCGGGATGCGGAAAGTCGACGCTGCTCCGGGTCTTAAACAGGATGTACTCCATTTATCCGGACCAGGTCGCAACGGGCACCGTTGAACTCGAGGGCAGGAACATCCTTGCCGATGACTTCAAGCTCAACGAGCTACGGCTCAAGGTCGGCATGGTGTTCCAGAAACCCACTCCGTTCTCGATGCCGGTATACGACAACGTCGCGCTGGCGATTACACATCACGAGAGGCTCAGGCGAAGCGAACTCGATGAGCGGGTGGAGTTCGCTCTACGACAGGCGGCGCTGTGGGATGAGGTCAGAGACAAGCTTGACCAGAGTGCGCTCGCACTTTCCGGCGGTCAGCAACAACGTCTTTGCATCGCGCGTGCGCTTGCGATTGGGCCGGAAGTGCTCCTGCTCGACGAGCCGACATCTTCCTTGGACCCGATTTCGGCTGGCAGGATTGAAGAGTTGCTCATCGAGCTTCGCAAGCACTACACCGTGGTCATCGTGACGCACAACATGCATCAGGCGGCCCGGTTGTCGGAGCACACCGCGTTTATGCATATGGGCCGAGTTGTCGAATTCGGCACAACGGAGCGGATTTTCGCAAAGCCCTCACAGAAGGCGACGGAAGACTATGTCACGGGCCGATTCGGCTAG
- the arsH gene encoding arsenical resistance protein ArsH, which translates to MPDASPVRILLLYGSLRKRSYSRLLVEEAARLLQLFGAETRIFDPLGLPFPDAVEGNDHPKVKELRELSLWSEGHVWCSPERHGTISGIIKTQIDQLPLEMGGIRPTQGRTLAVMQVSGGSQSFNTVNQLRQLGRWMRMFTIPNQSSVAKAYEEFDEAGRMKPSSYYDRLVDVMEELVKFTLLLRGRADYLVDRYSERVEADRPLDPKSDLASLAMGLDEASEQEELE; encoded by the coding sequence ATGCCCGACGCCTCGCCGGTCCGCATCCTGTTGCTGTATGGCTCCCTTCGCAAGCGCTCGTATTCGCGCCTCCTTGTCGAGGAAGCCGCCCGTCTGCTCCAGTTGTTCGGTGCCGAGACCCGCATCTTCGACCCACTCGGTCTGCCTTTTCCCGATGCTGTCGAAGGCAACGACCACCCCAAGGTCAAGGAGTTGCGGGAGTTGTCCCTCTGGTCCGAGGGACACGTATGGTGCAGCCCGGAACGTCACGGCACGATTTCGGGAATCATCAAGACGCAGATTGACCAGTTGCCTCTGGAGATGGGGGGCATTCGTCCTACCCAGGGACGAACGCTCGCAGTCATGCAGGTCAGCGGCGGGTCCCAGTCGTTCAATACGGTGAACCAGCTACGTCAGCTCGGGCGCTGGATGCGCATGTTCACCATCCCCAACCAATCGTCAGTTGCGAAGGCGTACGAGGAGTTCGACGAAGCCGGACGGATGAAACCGTCGTCGTACTACGACCGGCTGGTCGATGTGATGGAGGAACTGGTGAAATTCACGCTGCTGCTTCGTGGGCGCGCGGATTACCTCGTCGACCGCTACAGCGAGCGTGTCGAAGCCGACCGGCCACTCGACCCGAAGAGCGACCTTGCGTCCCTGGCGATGGGTCTGGACGAAGCGTCGGAACAGGAAGAGCTCGAGTAA
- a CDS encoding helix-turn-helix domain-containing protein: MAENITSRQASFRERLARNLRFFRGQQGLSQENLADRAGIHRTHIGQLELGRRSVTLDTLVSLAQALGVDEFELLAERDDVSVPVKLGRKNKLRAQQEEG, from the coding sequence ATGGCAGAGAACATCACATCGCGCCAGGCTTCATTTCGTGAGCGGCTCGCGAGGAATCTCAGATTCTTCCGCGGGCAACAAGGCTTATCCCAAGAGAATCTCGCGGACCGCGCTGGTATCCATCGCACACACATCGGCCAGCTTGAGCTTGGGCGGCGGAGCGTCACGCTCGATACGCTCGTGTCATTGGCTCAGGCGCTCGGCGTGGACGAGTTCGAGTTGCTGGCTGAACGGGATGACGTATCCGTTCCGGTGAAGCTGGGCAGAAAGAACAAGCTTCGCGCACAGCAAGAGGAAGGCTGA
- the phoB gene encoding phosphate regulon transcriptional regulator PhoB, with translation MPASILIVEDEPSILELLSANARHAGFYPMEAPDVPAARTLLSEVLPDLIVLDWMLPGISGIAFLRELRTDSRTKDVPVIMVTARADEDDSISGLEAGADDYVTKPFSPKELMARVKAVLRRLPPDLESSSVTVDGLTLDPATRRVYTTRDGTEQRLHLGPTEFRLLHFFMTRPERVHSRRLVLEQVWGTDVPVVERTVDVHVKRLRDALKPAGYDTFIETVRGSGYRLSRIATARHLKSAA, from the coding sequence ATGCCAGCCAGCATTCTTATTGTCGAAGACGAGCCCTCCATCCTGGAGCTGTTGTCTGCAAATGCCCGACATGCAGGCTTTTATCCAATGGAAGCGCCCGATGTGCCTGCTGCTCGAACACTGCTGAGCGAAGTGCTACCGGACCTGATTGTGCTCGACTGGATGTTACCAGGCATATCGGGAATCGCATTTCTACGAGAGTTACGCACCGACAGCCGCACAAAAGACGTGCCCGTCATCATGGTGACCGCTCGCGCCGACGAAGACGACTCCATTAGCGGGCTCGAGGCCGGTGCCGATGACTACGTTACCAAGCCGTTTTCGCCAAAGGAGCTGATGGCGCGCGTCAAGGCCGTTCTCCGACGCCTACCGCCTGACCTCGAGAGCAGTTCGGTCACCGTCGACGGTTTGACTCTGGACCCCGCGACACGACGCGTATATACGACACGAGATGGCACCGAGCAACGGCTCCATTTGGGACCGACCGAGTTCCGCCTTCTCCACTTCTTCATGACGCGGCCGGAACGTGTTCATAGTCGCCGTCTCGTTCTTGAACAGGTGTGGGGCACTGACGTGCCCGTTGTGGAGAGAACGGTGGACGTGCACGTCAAGCGGCTTCGCGACGCGTTGAAGCCAGCCGGGTATGACACCTTCATTGAAACGGTGCGTGGAAGCGGCTACCGGCTGTCGAGGATAGCAACGGCCCGGCATTTAAAGAGTGCCGCCTAG
- a CDS encoding ArsR/SmtB family transcription factor: MKEKDAIKALSALAQPTRLAIFRLLVTAGPDGLSVGVIQESLDLASATLSFHLKELTHSGLVSSRQEGRFVYYAPEIEQMNDLVGFLTENCCQGVDSAACTPKKKVKCKPKAVPA; encoded by the coding sequence ATGAAGGAAAAGGACGCAATCAAAGCTCTGTCTGCGTTGGCCCAGCCGACGCGCCTTGCGATTTTCCGCCTGCTCGTCACGGCCGGCCCGGACGGACTGAGCGTGGGCGTTATCCAGGAGTCACTGGACCTTGCAAGCGCCACCTTGTCGTTCCATCTGAAGGAGTTGACGCACTCCGGTCTCGTGTCTTCTCGTCAGGAAGGGCGCTTTGTGTACTACGCGCCCGAGATTGAGCAAATGAATGACCTTGTCGGTTTTCTCACGGAGAACTGCTGCCAGGGCGTGGATTCGGCTGCGTGCACGCCGAAGAAAAAGGTCAAATGCAAGCCTAAGGCCGTTCCTGCCTGA